Proteins found in one Aquibium microcysteis genomic segment:
- a CDS encoding NUDIX hydrolase produces the protein MTAPVLVPAVSIALRRGERLLLVKRGRAPAMGLYAFPGGRVEHGETLEEAARRELKEETGLSAAALEVHAELVLEGATPQTTYHLTVFRALHVDGEPIPGDDATAAGFFTLSEMADLPMTASTLSAARIILSLPR, from the coding sequence GTGACCGCGCCCGTGCTCGTTCCCGCCGTCTCGATCGCGCTTCGACGCGGCGAGCGCCTGCTGCTGGTGAAGCGCGGGCGCGCGCCGGCGATGGGGCTCTACGCCTTTCCCGGCGGCCGGGTCGAGCACGGCGAGACGCTCGAAGAGGCGGCGCGCCGGGAACTGAAGGAGGAAACCGGGCTCTCGGCCGCCGCGCTGGAGGTGCATGCGGAACTGGTGCTCGAGGGCGCGACGCCGCAGACGACCTATCATCTCACCGTGTTCCGCGCGCTGCACGTGGACGGCGAGCCGATCCCCGGGGACGACGCCACGGCTGCGGGCTTCTTCACCCTTTCGGAGATGGCGGACCTACCGATGACGGCGTCCACTCTTTCCGCCGCAAGGATCATATTGTCGCTTCCGCGTTAA
- a CDS encoding YgfZ/GcvT domain-containing protein — protein MPTVVLADRAFVSVSGPDAEHLLQSILTTDLAALPEGVAKPGALLTPQGKILFDFLVSRDGADGFLLECRGAIADDFMRRLMLYKLRAKLTISRRDEQLVAVSWVAGPDAPDAGSTATAPGAAAEARGLRDLRFPEALDVRRRAVAEAAAAGNSLDLWTRLRIAHGVAESGSDHALSDAFPHDVLYDQNGGVGLRKGCYVGQEVVSRMHHRGTARRRVLIAHGEGDLPDAGTPVLADGRPAGALGTVLGTEGLALVRIDKVKAAMDAAAPVTAGGVALTLSIPPGMGFSFPEATAGEEP, from the coding sequence ATGCCGACCGTCGTCCTCGCCGACCGCGCCTTCGTTTCCGTGTCCGGTCCCGACGCGGAGCATCTGCTGCAGTCGATCCTGACGACCGACCTCGCCGCCCTGCCCGAGGGCGTGGCGAAACCGGGCGCGCTCCTGACGCCGCAGGGCAAGATCCTGTTCGACTTCCTGGTAAGCCGCGACGGCGCGGACGGCTTCCTGCTCGAGTGCCGCGGCGCGATCGCCGACGACTTCATGCGCCGGCTGATGCTCTACAAGCTGCGCGCCAAGCTGACGATTTCCAGGCGCGACGAGCAGCTCGTCGCGGTTTCGTGGGTCGCCGGGCCGGACGCCCCGGATGCCGGATCGACGGCGACGGCTCCGGGCGCCGCGGCGGAGGCACGCGGCCTGCGCGACCTGCGCTTCCCCGAGGCGCTCGACGTGCGGCGGCGGGCGGTGGCGGAGGCCGCCGCGGCGGGGAACTCGCTCGACCTCTGGACGCGGCTGCGCATCGCCCATGGGGTGGCCGAGAGCGGCAGCGACCATGCGCTGTCGGACGCGTTTCCGCACGACGTTCTGTATGACCAGAACGGCGGCGTGGGGCTGCGCAAGGGCTGCTATGTCGGCCAGGAGGTCGTCTCGCGCATGCATCATCGCGGCACGGCGCGGCGGCGCGTGCTGATCGCCCATGGCGAGGGCGACCTGCCCGACGCCGGCACGCCGGTGCTCGCCGACGGCCGCCCGGCCGGCGCGCTCGGCACCGTGCTCGGCACTGAGGGGCTGGCGCTGGTGCGCATCGACAAGGTGAAGGCGGCGATGGATGCGGCCGCGCCGGTCACGGCCGGCGGCGTGGCGCTCACACTGTCGATCCCGCCCGGCATGGGCTTCTCCTTCCCCGAGGCCACGGCCGGCGAGGAGCCCTGA
- the rarD gene encoding EamA family transporter RarD, with the protein MTPDALPEGGARRGFVYALLAYGLWGTLPLFLKAVSHLPALEVVAHRVLWSIPIAGAVLVATGRTGDLKAALRSPRTVALASLTAGLISINWGIYVWAIAVERTVETSLGYYINPLMSVVMGMVLLGERLSRSQVAALGLATCAVILMTVEAGVLPWVALVLAGSFTIYGFLRKTLPIGPSQGFFLEILILSVPALAYAIWLHVSGTSHFVVSQPQNMMLLLACGPATAVPLLLYGFGAKLLKLSTLGIMQYIAPTGIFLIAVFAFGEPFGMARLVAFALIWVALAIYTWSMVSQARDRRAADAAAHGG; encoded by the coding sequence ATGACACCCGATGCCCTTCCCGAAGGCGGCGCCCGGCGCGGCTTCGTCTATGCGCTCCTCGCCTATGGCCTCTGGGGCACGCTGCCGCTGTTCCTGAAGGCGGTATCGCACCTGCCGGCGCTGGAGGTGGTGGCGCATCGCGTGCTGTGGTCGATCCCCATCGCCGGCGCCGTGCTCGTCGCCACCGGCCGGACCGGCGACCTGAAGGCCGCCCTGCGCTCGCCGCGCACGGTCGCGCTGGCGAGCCTGACCGCGGGGCTGATCTCCATCAACTGGGGGATCTACGTCTGGGCGATCGCGGTGGAGCGCACCGTCGAGACCTCGCTCGGCTACTACATCAATCCGCTCATGAGCGTCGTCATGGGCATGGTGCTGCTCGGCGAGCGGCTCAGCCGGTCGCAGGTGGCCGCGCTCGGCCTCGCCACCTGCGCCGTCATCCTGATGACGGTCGAGGCGGGGGTGCTGCCCTGGGTGGCGCTGGTGCTGGCAGGGTCCTTCACGATCTACGGCTTCCTGCGCAAGACGCTGCCGATCGGCCCGAGCCAGGGCTTCTTTCTCGAAATCCTGATCCTGTCGGTCCCGGCGCTGGCCTACGCGATCTGGCTGCATGTTTCCGGCACGTCGCATTTCGTCGTGTCGCAACCGCAGAACATGATGCTGCTGCTGGCCTGCGGTCCGGCCACGGCGGTGCCGCTGCTGCTCTACGGCTTCGGAGCCAAGCTCCTGAAGCTCTCCACCCTCGGGATCATGCAGTACATCGCGCCGACCGGCATCTTCCTGATCGCCGTGTTCGCCTTCGGCGAGCCCTTCGGAATGGCGCGGCTGGTGGCCTTCGCGCTGATCTGGGTGGCCCTTGCCATCTACACCTGGTCCATGGTCTCGCAGGCCCGCGATCGGCGCGCCGCGGACGCCGCCGCGCACGGAGGTTGA
- a CDS encoding dihydroorotase, whose amino-acid sequence MASTCDLILTGGTVVNQDGAGIRDVGVRAGRIVAIGDLSAASAAERIDCTGLHVLPGVVDSQVHFREPGLEHKEDLETGSRAAVLGGVTAVFEMPNTKPLTTSAEALADKLARATHRMHCDFAFWVGGTRDNAHEVGELERLPGAAGIKVFMGSSTGDLLVEDDEGVASILKNTRRRAAFHSEDEFRLRERMGERIDGDAASHPVWRDEIAALQCTERLVRIARSVRARIHVLHISTAEEIAFLERHKDVASCEATPHHLTLAADDYARLGTLIQMNPPVRAARHRDGIWTGIANGVVDVLGSDHAPHTLEEKAKPYPASPSGMTGVQTLVPIMLDHVAAGRLSIERFVDLTSHGPNRLFDMARKGRIAAGYDADFTIVDLKRKAVIRNEDQGSRAGWTPHDGRAVTGWPVGTIIRGRRVMWEGEIVTPGQGEPVLFAEALPA is encoded by the coding sequence ATGGCTTCAACCTGCGATCTCATCCTGACGGGCGGCACCGTGGTCAACCAGGACGGCGCGGGCATCCGCGACGTCGGCGTCCGCGCCGGCCGCATCGTCGCCATCGGCGATCTCTCGGCGGCCAGTGCTGCAGAGCGCATCGACTGCACCGGCCTGCACGTGCTGCCGGGCGTCGTCGACAGCCAGGTGCATTTCCGCGAGCCGGGGCTGGAGCACAAGGAGGATTTGGAGACGGGTTCGCGCGCGGCCGTGCTCGGCGGCGTCACCGCGGTCTTCGAGATGCCCAACACCAAGCCGCTGACCACCAGCGCCGAGGCCCTCGCCGACAAACTCGCCCGCGCCACGCATCGCATGCATTGCGACTTCGCCTTCTGGGTCGGCGGCACGCGCGACAACGCGCACGAGGTCGGCGAACTCGAACGCCTGCCGGGTGCGGCCGGCATCAAGGTCTTCATGGGCTCGTCGACCGGCGACCTTCTGGTCGAGGACGATGAGGGCGTGGCCTCGATCCTGAAGAACACCCGCCGCCGCGCGGCCTTCCACTCCGAGGACGAGTTCCGCCTGCGCGAGCGCATGGGCGAGCGGATCGACGGCGACGCCGCCTCGCACCCGGTCTGGCGCGACGAGATCGCAGCGCTTCAATGCACCGAGCGTCTGGTCCGCATCGCCCGGTCGGTGCGCGCCCGCATCCACGTGCTGCACATCTCCACCGCCGAGGAGATCGCCTTCCTCGAACGGCACAAGGACGTCGCCTCCTGCGAGGCCACCCCGCACCACCTGACGCTCGCCGCCGACGACTATGCCCGCCTCGGCACGCTGATCCAGATGAACCCGCCGGTGCGCGCCGCCCGCCACCGCGACGGCATCTGGACGGGCATCGCCAATGGAGTCGTCGACGTGCTCGGCTCCGACCATGCGCCGCACACGCTGGAGGAGAAGGCCAAGCCTTATCCGGCCTCGCCCTCGGGCATGACCGGCGTGCAGACGCTGGTGCCGATCATGCTCGATCACGTCGCCGCCGGCCGCCTCTCGATCGAGCGCTTCGTCGACCTGACCAGCCACGGCCCCAACCGCCTCTTCGACATGGCCCGCAAGGGCCGCATCGCCGCCGGCTACGACGCCGACTTCACCATCGTCGACCTGAAGCGGAAGGCCGTCATCCGCAACGAGGACCAGGGCTCGCGCGCTGGCTGGACGCCCCATGACGGCCGCGCGGTCACCGGCTGGCCGGTCGGCACCATCATCCGCGGCCGCCGCGTCATGTGGGAGGGCGAGATCGTCACGCCGGGGCAGGGCGAGCCGGTGCTGTTCGCCGAAGCGCTGCCGGCCTGA
- a CDS encoding HD family hydrolase yields the protein MPDRPGAPARAWQRMLSGRRLDLLDPSPLDVEISDIAHGLARVARWNGQTRGDHAFSVAQHSLLVETIFTLQNPAATPQARLTALLHDGAEYVIGDMISPFKAAVGGGYKAVEERLQNAIHMRFSLPLRADRLKATIKKADLVAAYFEATELAGFSVEEAKKFFGQPRGIEARALDLEPRPAGAVQRAFLERFGGLVGEMERARDGVTADRMPRSAPLPRRC from the coding sequence ATGCCCGACCGGCCCGGCGCACCGGCCCGCGCCTGGCAGCGCATGCTGTCGGGCCGCCGGCTCGACCTGCTCGACCCCTCCCCGCTCGACGTGGAGATTTCCGACATCGCGCACGGGCTCGCCCGCGTCGCGCGCTGGAACGGCCAGACGCGCGGCGACCACGCGTTCTCGGTGGCGCAGCACTCGCTGCTCGTGGAGACGATATTCACGCTGCAGAACCCGGCCGCGACGCCGCAGGCGCGGCTGACGGCGCTGCTGCACGACGGCGCCGAATACGTCATCGGCGACATGATCTCGCCCTTCAAGGCGGCCGTCGGCGGCGGCTACAAGGCGGTGGAGGAGCGCCTGCAGAACGCCATCCACATGCGCTTCTCGCTGCCCCTGCGCGCCGACCGGCTGAAGGCCACGATCAAGAAGGCCGATCTCGTGGCCGCCTATTTCGAGGCGACGGAACTCGCCGGCTTCTCGGTGGAGGAGGCGAAGAAATTCTTCGGCCAGCCGCGGGGGATCGAAGCCCGCGCGCTCGACCTCGAGCCGAGGCCGGCGGGCGCGGTGCAGCGGGCGTTCCTGGAGCGGTTCGGGGGGCTGGTGGGGGAGATGGAGCGGGCACGGGACGGGGTGACGGCGGATAGGATGCCTAGATCGGCTCCGCTCCCTCGACGCTGTTGA
- a CDS encoding TIGR02301 family protein, translating into MSRHTRFRAALLGLLVTLPLPAGAVDAPYEERLYRLGEVLGSLHYLRNLCGETGSLWREQMEALVAAEDPSPEKRARLVASFNRGYRSNSEIHMNCTEAVAAAIARYMKEGEQLTHETVITFGN; encoded by the coding sequence ATGTCACGCCACACGCGATTCCGTGCCGCCCTGCTCGGCCTCCTCGTCACCCTGCCCCTGCCGGCGGGCGCGGTGGATGCGCCCTATGAGGAGCGGCTGTACCGGCTGGGCGAGGTGCTGGGATCGCTGCACTATCTGCGCAATCTCTGCGGCGAGACCGGCAGTCTCTGGCGCGAGCAGATGGAGGCGCTGGTGGCGGCCGAAGACCCGTCGCCCGAGAAGCGGGCACGGCTGGTGGCAAGCTTCAACCGCGGCTACCGGAGCAACTCCGAAATCCACATGAACTGCACGGAGGCGGTGGCGGCGGCGATCGCGCGCTACATGAAGGAGGGCGAGCAGTTGACGCACGAGACGGTGATCACGTTCGGCAACTAG
- a CDS encoding PIN domain-containing protein gives MMIVADTNVILRGVRSPQGASGFVLRGMLSGTIDFAASPAVILEYESVLKRSGALGEPAIIAEADIDVILDALCAQAVEVSPSFRFRPFLDDPKDDIFIECALASGAKLIVTDDRHFRHPAVAAFGLRALSAREFVTELTPAGRPS, from the coding sequence ATGATGATCGTCGCGGATACCAATGTGATCCTCCGAGGCGTGCGGTCGCCTCAGGGTGCATCGGGCTTCGTTCTGCGCGGCATGCTGAGCGGCACGATCGACTTCGCGGCCTCACCTGCCGTGATCCTCGAGTACGAATCGGTGCTGAAGCGTTCCGGTGCCCTCGGAGAACCGGCCATCATCGCGGAAGCGGATATCGACGTCATTCTGGACGCACTGTGCGCGCAGGCAGTCGAGGTCAGTCCGTCGTTCAGGTTCAGACCCTTTTTGGACGATCCCAAGGATGATATATTCATCGAGTGCGCACTGGCGTCGGGAGCCAAGCTGATCGTGACGGACGACCGGCATTTCAGGCATCCCGCAGTCGCCGCATTCGGCCTTCGTGCGCTATCCGCCAGGGAATTCGTGACAGAACTGACTCCTGCAGGCAGGCCATCATGA
- a CDS encoding glutathione S-transferase family protein, which translates to MYELIIANKNYSSWSLRPWVLMRTLGIPFSETLVPFPGGDSLPTYKPLSPSGRVPCLVDGGLRVWDSLAIVEYLAERHPGVWPADSAARAWARSASAEMHSSFGTLRDVCTMNCGLRIRLHERPAALMRDVARIGEIWTEGLDRFGGPFLGGPVFTAVDAFYAPVAFRAQTYGLELGEAGDAYAARLRALPAMQDWYAAALAEPWREEVHEAEARTVGDWTGDYRKAG; encoded by the coding sequence GTGTACGAACTCATCATCGCCAACAAGAACTACTCGTCCTGGTCGCTGCGCCCCTGGGTGCTGATGCGCACGCTCGGCATTCCGTTCTCCGAGACGCTGGTGCCGTTTCCCGGCGGCGACAGCCTGCCGACGTACAAGCCGCTCTCGCCGAGCGGCCGCGTGCCCTGCCTGGTCGACGGCGGGCTGCGGGTCTGGGATTCGCTGGCGATCGTCGAATACCTGGCCGAGCGCCATCCAGGGGTCTGGCCGGCGGATTCCGCCGCGCGCGCCTGGGCGCGGTCGGCTTCGGCCGAGATGCACTCCTCCTTCGGCACGCTGCGCGACGTCTGCACCATGAACTGCGGGCTGCGCATCCGACTGCACGAACGGCCGGCGGCGCTGATGCGCGACGTCGCGCGCATCGGCGAGATCTGGACCGAGGGGCTCGACCGCTTCGGCGGCCCTTTCCTGGGCGGGCCGGTCTTCACCGCGGTCGACGCCTTCTACGCGCCGGTCGCCTTCCGCGCCCAGACCTACGGGCTGGAATTGGGCGAGGCCGGCGACGCCTATGCGGCACGGCTCCGCGCGCTTCCGGCCATGCAGGACTGGTATGCGGCAGCGCTCGCCGAACCCTGGCGCGAAGAGGTTCACGAGGCCGAGGCACGCACGGTCGGCGACTGGACCGGCGATTACCGCAAGGCGGGCTGA